From a single Aulosira sp. FACHB-615 genomic region:
- a CDS encoding GDP-L-fucose synthase, whose amino-acid sequence MTALELKNKRILVTGGAGFLGRQVIDQLCKAGADEAKITIPRSRECDIRVWENCQRAVDQQDIIIHLAAHVGGIGLNREKPAELFYDNLIMGTQLIHAAYQAGVEKFVCVGTICAYPKFTPVPFKEDDLWNGYPEETNAPYGVAKKALLVQLQSYRQQYGFNGIYLLPVNLYGPEDNFDPRSSHVIPALIRKVHEAQVNGDKQLPVWGDGSPTREFLYSEDAARGIVMGTQHYHESEPVNLGTGYEISIRDLITLICELMEFDGEIVWETDKPNGQPRRCLDTERAKQAFGFTAQVGFREGLKNTIDWYRQNAA is encoded by the coding sequence ATGACCGCCTTAGAACTGAAAAACAAAAGGATTCTCGTCACAGGTGGGGCGGGATTCCTCGGTCGTCAGGTAATAGATCAGCTGTGTAAGGCTGGGGCTGATGAGGCAAAAATAACAATACCGCGATCGCGTGAATGTGACATCCGTGTTTGGGAAAACTGTCAACGTGCAGTTGACCAACAAGATATCATTATCCACCTAGCGGCTCACGTTGGTGGGATTGGTCTCAACCGCGAAAAGCCCGCAGAATTATTCTACGACAACTTAATTATGGGAACCCAGCTAATTCATGCTGCCTACCAAGCTGGCGTAGAAAAATTCGTTTGTGTAGGTACAATTTGTGCCTACCCTAAATTTACACCAGTGCCATTTAAAGAAGATGACCTTTGGAATGGCTACCCCGAAGAAACTAACGCACCCTACGGTGTGGCGAAGAAGGCGTTATTGGTTCAGTTGCAATCTTACCGCCAACAATACGGTTTCAATGGGATTTATCTTTTACCTGTAAACTTATACGGGCCAGAAGATAACTTTGACCCCAGAAGTTCTCACGTAATTCCCGCTTTAATTCGCAAAGTCCACGAAGCCCAAGTTAACGGAGACAAACAACTCCCTGTTTGGGGTGATGGTAGTCCTACCCGCGAGTTTCTGTATTCTGAAGATGCAGCACGGGGAATTGTTATGGGAACTCAGCACTACCATGAATCGGAACCAGTTAACTTAGGTACTGGTTATGAGATTTCCATTCGTGATTTGATTACCCTGATTTGCGAATTGATGGAGTTTGACGGCGAAATTGTTTGGGAAACCGACAAACCCAATGGTCAACCCCGCAGATGTTTAGATACAGAACGCGCCAAGCAAGCCTTTGGCTTTACTGCACAAGTAGGCTTTAGGGAAGGGCTGAAAAATACCATTGATTGGTATCGTCAAAACGCTGCATAG
- a CDS encoding ankyrin repeat domain-containing protein, which yields MSKFSERKYLTLHQLIESDDTQQIELIVKSGMDLESTDDKWGMTPLELAAHLNKITVVSLLVSSGVSANSISVSSPLHLAAANGNPEIISILINAGANVNFVHEDGWTPLFEAASRGHLKAVELLIKAGANPNVIDSYENKPISYAARNGYIEVVEYLATYTSVNEKEAALKEAIEGAGAKARKKRERQQAH from the coding sequence TTGTCCAAATTTTCAGAACGAAAGTATCTTACGCTGCATCAATTGATAGAGTCCGATGATACTCAACAGATTGAACTAATCGTAAAATCAGGTATGGATCTCGAATCGACTGATGACAAGTGGGGTATGACTCCATTAGAATTAGCGGCTCACCTGAATAAGATAACTGTTGTTTCTCTTCTAGTGAGTAGTGGAGTAAGTGCTAACTCTATTAGTGTCTCTTCCCCTTTACATTTAGCAGCCGCTAATGGAAATCCTGAGATCATATCTATTTTGATTAATGCAGGAGCTAATGTTAATTTCGTTCATGAAGATGGTTGGACTCCTTTATTTGAAGCTGCAAGTCGTGGTCATTTGAAAGCGGTAGAGTTACTAATCAAAGCTGGAGCTAACCCAAATGTTATCGATTCCTATGAAAATAAACCCATTTCCTATGCTGCACGAAATGGTTACATAGAAGTTGTTGAATACCTTGCTACATATACCTCAGTTAATGAAAAAGAAGCTGCTCTTAAAGAAGCTATTGAGGGCGCAGGGGCTAAAGCTAGGAAAAAGCGTGAACGCCAACAAGCACATTGA